In Streptococcus uberis, a single window of DNA contains:
- a CDS encoding beta-ketoacyl-ACP synthase III, whose amino-acid sequence MTYSKISQAAHHLPEQVISNDDLSLILETNDQWISSRTGIKERRISRSENTSDLASRVAEKLLEKANIDATEIDFIIVATITGDSIMPSVAAKVQGTIGATHAFAFDMTAACSGFVFALAMADKLIRSASYQKGLVIGAEVLSKYLDWEDRSTAVLFGDGAGGVLVEACSEQHFMAESLHTDGSRGQNLTSGNNPLRSPFSDSEEASPLIKMDGRAIFDFAIRDVSKSIISLLEESSVTAEEIDYFLLHQANRRILDKMARKIGCPRDKFLENMMTYGNTSAASIPILLSESVEKGLILLDGSQKVLLSGFGGGLTWGSLIVKI is encoded by the coding sequence ATGACTTATAGTAAAATTAGTCAAGCAGCGCATCATCTTCCGGAGCAAGTCATTAGTAATGACGATTTATCCTTGATTTTGGAGACAAATGATCAATGGATTTCCTCACGGACCGGAATTAAAGAAAGAAGAATTTCACGTTCTGAAAATACCAGTGATTTAGCGAGTCGAGTTGCTGAAAAATTGTTAGAAAAGGCAAATATTGACGCAACTGAGATCGATTTTATCATAGTAGCGACCATTACGGGAGATTCCATTATGCCTTCTGTTGCAGCAAAAGTTCAAGGAACTATTGGTGCAACACATGCTTTTGCTTTTGATATGACAGCAGCTTGTAGTGGATTTGTCTTTGCATTAGCTATGGCAGATAAATTGATAAGGTCTGCTTCTTATCAAAAAGGTCTCGTCATAGGTGCGGAAGTCCTTTCTAAATATTTGGATTGGGAAGATCGCTCGACGGCTGTCCTTTTTGGAGATGGAGCTGGAGGAGTCTTGGTTGAGGCTTGTTCTGAACAACACTTTATGGCTGAATCACTCCATACAGATGGTTCTAGAGGTCAAAACTTAACATCAGGTAATAATCCTTTGCGCTCACCTTTTTCTGATAGCGAGGAGGCCAGTCCTCTCATTAAGATGGATGGCAGAGCCATTTTTGACTTTGCTATCAGAGATGTCTCAAAAAGTATTATAAGCTTGCTGGAGGAATCGTCAGTGACGGCGGAAGAAATTGATTATTTCTTATTACATCAAGCAAATCGTCGCATTTTAGATAAGATGGCGAGGAAAATAGGTTGTCCACGAGACAAATTTCTAGAAAATATGATGACCTATGGCAATACTAGTGCAGCAAGTATTCCAATCCTCTTATCTGAGTCAGTTGAAAAGGGACTCATTTTATTAGATGGTAGCCAAAAAGTCTTACTCTCTGGCTTTGGCGGAGGTTTGACATGGGGAAGTCTAATTGTTAAAATCTAG
- the fabT gene encoding fatty acid biosynthesis transcriptional regulator FabT: MEYHKINDYLVDIFNRILVIEEISLKTSQFSDVSLKEMHTIEIIGKYDDVTPSDIARELMVTLGTVTTSLNKLEAKGYIERRRSSTDRRVVYLSLTKRGRLLDRLHAKFHKNMVGHVVKDMDEEAIKALLRGLENLHQFLEDLI; encoded by the coding sequence TTGGAATATCATAAAATTAATGATTATCTTGTTGATATCTTCAACCGTATATTGGTTATTGAAGAGATTAGTCTAAAAACGAGTCAATTTAGTGATGTATCGTTAAAAGAAATGCATACAATTGAAATCATTGGAAAATACGATGATGTAACCCCAAGTGATATTGCAAGAGAGCTCATGGTGACATTAGGAACCGTGACGACAAGTCTTAATAAACTTGAGGCAAAGGGTTATATTGAAAGAAGACGCTCCAGTACAGACAGGCGGGTTGTCTATCTGTCGTTGACAAAGAGAGGTCGACTTCTTGACCGATTGCATGCTAAATTCCACAAAAATATGGTTGGGCATGTGGTCAAGGATATGGATGAAGAGGCAATAAAGGCATTACTAAGAGGCTTAGAAAATCTTCACCAGTTTTTGGAGGATTTAATCTAA
- a CDS encoding enoyl-CoA hydratase gives MTYQNIEVTFEKDLATIVLNRPEVSNGFNIPMCQEILDAIAIVEKNSDIRFLLIKANGKVFSAGGDLKEMEDAVEKDDVQSLVDIAKLVQEISFAIKQLPKPVILLTDGAVAGAAANIALAADFCISSLQTKFIQAFVNVALAPDAGGLFLLTRAVGLNRATHLVMTGDAVSAEKGVEYGFVYKAVESENLEKTLNQLLKRLRRGSSNSYAAMKKLIWQSLFKGWEAYASLELDLQEELAFKEDFKEGVRAFAERRLPQFQGE, from the coding sequence ATGACTTATCAAAATATTGAAGTTACCTTTGAAAAGGATTTAGCAACGATTGTATTAAATCGACCAGAGGTTTCAAATGGTTTTAATATCCCTATGTGTCAAGAAATTCTTGATGCTATAGCGATTGTTGAAAAGAATAGCGATATCCGGTTTTTATTAATCAAAGCTAATGGAAAAGTTTTTTCTGCTGGTGGTGATTTAAAAGAAATGGAGGATGCTGTTGAAAAGGACGATGTTCAATCTTTGGTTGATATTGCAAAATTGGTCCAGGAAATTTCTTTTGCGATAAAACAATTACCAAAACCTGTTATCTTACTGACAGATGGTGCAGTGGCGGGTGCGGCTGCTAATATCGCTTTAGCAGCAGATTTTTGCATTTCAAGTCTTCAAACAAAGTTTATACAGGCTTTTGTTAATGTTGCTTTGGCACCGGATGCGGGAGGTTTGTTCTTGTTAACCCGCGCTGTTGGTCTCAATAGAGCTACGCATTTAGTTATGACAGGTGATGCAGTCTCAGCTGAAAAAGGTGTGGAATACGGTTTTGTTTATAAAGCTGTTGAATCTGAGAACCTAGAAAAAACCCTTAATCAACTACTAAAACGTTTGAGACGTGGTTCTTCAAATTCTTATGCGGCCATGAAAAAACTTATTTGGCAAAGTCTCTTTAAAGGTTGGGAAGCATATGCAAGTTTAGAGTTAGACTTACAAGAAGAGCTTGCTTTTAAAGAAGATTTTAAAGAGGGTGTAAGAGCCTTTGCGGAAAGACGATTACCGCAATTTCAAGGGGAGTAA
- the dnaJ gene encoding molecular chaperone DnaJ, with amino-acid sequence MNNTEFYDRLGVSKDASQDEIKKAYRKMSKKYHPDINKEPGAEQKYKDVQEAYETLSDAQKRSAYDQYGAAGAQGGFGGGGFGGFDGGGFGGFEDIFSSFFGGGGGMRNPNAPRQGDDLQYRVNLTFEEAIFGVEKDVSYHREATCHTCAGSGAKPGTSPVTCGRCHGSGVINVDTQTPLGMMRRQVTCDVCHGSGKEIKEPCQTCHGTGHEKETHKVSVKIPAGVETGQQIRLQGQGEAGFNGGPYGDLFVVLNVLPSQKFERNGSTIYYNLNISFVQAALGDTVDIPTVHGDVEMAIPAGTQTGKVFRLKGKGAPKLRGAGQGDQHVTVNIVTPTKLNEKQKEALRAFAEASGQEISTPKKKGFFDKMKDALEDI; translated from the coding sequence ATGAACAATACAGAATTTTACGATCGTCTAGGGGTATCAAAAGATGCCTCACAAGACGAAATAAAAAAAGCCTATCGTAAGATGTCAAAAAAATACCATCCAGACATCAATAAAGAACCAGGAGCGGAACAAAAATATAAGGACGTTCAAGAAGCCTATGAAACATTAAGTGATGCACAAAAAAGAAGCGCCTATGATCAATACGGTGCGGCTGGTGCCCAAGGTGGTTTTGGTGGTGGCGGCTTTGGTGGCTTTGATGGTGGTGGCTTCGGCGGTTTCGAAGATATCTTCTCAAGCTTCTTTGGTGGTGGCGGTGGGATGCGTAATCCCAATGCACCTCGACAAGGTGATGACCTACAATATCGGGTTAATCTGACTTTTGAAGAAGCCATTTTCGGAGTTGAAAAAGACGTTTCCTATCATCGTGAAGCAACTTGTCACACCTGTGCAGGATCTGGGGCTAAACCTGGAACAAGTCCAGTAACTTGTGGACGTTGTCATGGATCAGGGGTAATCAATGTAGATACACAAACACCTCTTGGTATGATGCGTAGACAGGTGACTTGTGATGTTTGTCATGGAAGTGGTAAAGAAATCAAAGAACCTTGTCAAACCTGTCACGGTACTGGTCATGAAAAGGAAACACATAAGGTTTCTGTAAAAATTCCAGCGGGTGTCGAAACTGGACAGCAGATTCGCCTTCAAGGTCAAGGAGAAGCTGGATTTAATGGTGGTCCTTACGGAGATTTATTTGTTGTACTTAATGTATTACCAAGTCAAAAATTTGAACGAAATGGGTCAACCATCTATTACAACTTGAACATTAGTTTCGTTCAAGCTGCTTTAGGTGATACAGTTGATATTCCAACTGTGCATGGTGATGTCGAAATGGCCATTCCAGCAGGAACCCAAACAGGGAAAGTTTTCCGACTAAAAGGAAAAGGTGCACCAAAATTACGAGGTGCTGGACAAGGTGATCAACACGTAACAGTTAATATTGTGACACCAACTAAATTAAATGAAAAACAAAAAGAAGCACTGCGAGCTTTTGCTGAGGCAAGTGGTCAAGAAATTTCTACTCCAAAGAAAAAGGGATTCTTTGATAAAATGAAAGATGCCCTTGAGGACATTTAA
- the dnaK gene encoding molecular chaperone DnaK: MSKIIGIDLGTTNSAVAVLEGTESKIIANPEGNRTTPSVVSFKNGEIIVGDAAKRQAVTNPDTVISIKSKMGTSEKVSANGKDYTPQEISAMILQYLKGYAEDYLGEKVEKAVITVPAYFNDAQRQATKDAGKIAGLEVERIVNEPTAAALAYGMDKTDKDEKILVFDLGGGTFDVSILELGDGVFDVLATAGDNKLGGDDFDQKIIDYLVEEFKKENGIDLSQDKMALQRLKDAAEKAKKDLSGVTQTQISLPFITAGAAGPLHLEVSLTRAKFDDLTRDLVERTKVPVRRALSDAGLSLSEIDEVILVGGSTRIPAVVEAVKAETGKEPNKSVNPDEVVAMGAAIQGGVITGDVKDVVLLDVTPLSLGIETMGGVFTKLIERNTTIPTSKSQVFSTAADNQPAVDIHVLQGERPMAADNKTLGRFQLTDIPAAPRGIPQIEVTFDIDKNGIVSVKAKDLGTQKEQHIVIKSNDGLSEEEIERMMKDAEANAEADAKRKEEVDLKNEVDQAIFTTEKTIKETEGKGFDTERDAAQAALDELKAAQESGNADDMKAKLEALNEKAQALAVKIYEQAAAAQQAAQGAEGAQSSDSANNDDVVDGEFTEK; the protein is encoded by the coding sequence ATGTCAAAAATTATTGGTATTGACTTAGGTACAACTAACTCAGCTGTCGCAGTTCTTGAAGGAACTGAAAGCAAAATCATCGCAAATCCAGAAGGTAATCGTACAACTCCTTCAGTTGTTTCTTTCAAAAATGGTGAAATCATTGTTGGTGACGCAGCTAAACGACAAGCAGTGACAAATCCAGATACTGTTATTTCAATTAAATCTAAAATGGGTACTTCTGAAAAAGTATCAGCTAATGGTAAAGATTATACACCACAAGAAATTTCAGCAATGATTCTTCAATACCTTAAAGGTTATGCAGAAGATTATTTAGGTGAAAAAGTTGAAAAAGCTGTTATTACTGTCCCAGCTTACTTCAACGATGCACAACGTCAAGCTACTAAAGATGCAGGTAAAATTGCTGGTCTTGAGGTAGAACGTATTGTTAACGAACCAACTGCTGCAGCTCTTGCCTATGGTATGGATAAAACTGATAAAGATGAAAAAATCTTGGTATTTGACCTTGGTGGTGGTACATTTGACGTTTCAATCCTTGAATTAGGTGATGGTGTCTTCGATGTTCTTGCAACAGCTGGTGATAACAAACTTGGTGGTGACGACTTTGACCAAAAAATTATTGATTACTTGGTTGAAGAATTCAAAAAAGAAAATGGCATCGACTTATCACAAGATAAAATGGCTTTACAACGTTTGAAAGACGCAGCAGAAAAAGCTAAAAAAGATTTATCTGGTGTCACTCAAACTCAAATTAGCTTGCCGTTTATCACTGCTGGTGCAGCAGGTCCACTTCACTTAGAAGTAAGCTTAACGCGTGCTAAATTTGATGATTTAACGCGTGATCTTGTTGAACGTACAAAAGTTCCTGTACGTCGTGCCCTTTCAGATGCAGGATTATCATTATCAGAAATTGATGAAGTTATTTTAGTAGGTGGTTCAACTCGTATCCCTGCAGTTGTTGAAGCTGTTAAGGCTGAAACAGGAAAAGAACCAAATAAATCTGTTAACCCAGATGAAGTTGTAGCTATGGGTGCTGCTATTCAAGGTGGGGTTATCACAGGTGATGTTAAAGATGTTGTTCTTCTTGATGTTACACCATTGTCACTTGGTATTGAAACAATGGGTGGTGTTTTCACAAAATTAATTGAACGCAACACTACCATCCCAACTTCTAAATCACAAGTCTTCTCAACAGCAGCTGATAATCAACCTGCAGTAGACATTCATGTTCTTCAAGGGGAACGCCCAATGGCAGCAGATAATAAGACATTAGGACGTTTCCAATTAACAGATATTCCGGCAGCTCCTCGTGGTATTCCACAAATTGAAGTTACTTTTGACATTGACAAAAACGGTATTGTTTCTGTTAAAGCTAAAGATTTAGGTACTCAAAAAGAACAACACATTGTCATTAAATCAAATGATGGTTTGAGCGAAGAAGAGATCGAACGCATGATGAAAGATGCTGAAGCAAATGCTGAAGCAGATGCAAAACGTAAAGAGGAAGTTGATCTTAAAAACGAAGTTGATCAAGCAATCTTCACAACTGAAAAAACGATTAAAGAAACTGAAGGTAAAGGTTTTGATACTGAACGTGATGCAGCTCAAGCAGCACTTGATGAATTGAAAGCTGCTCAAGAATCTGGTAATGCAGATGATATGAAAGCAAAATTAGAAGCATTAAATGAAAAAGCACAAGCTTTAGCGGTTAAAATTTACGAACAAGCTGCAGCAGCACAACAAGCAGCTCAAGGAGCTGAAGGTGCACAATCAAGCGACTCAGCAAACAATGATGATGTAGTAGATGGTGAGTTTACGGAAAAGTAA
- the grpE gene encoding nucleotide exchange factor GrpE, protein MSHKHEEDIKKDDLEEIIEENPETSAENLDEKADEKKTNDDNSEVDEKSELEIANERAEEFENKYLRAHAEMQNIQRRANEERQSLQRFRSQDLAKKILPSLDNLERALAVEGLTDDVKKGIEMVQESLIQALKEEGIEEVPLETFDHNIHMAVQTLPADEEHPADTIAQVFQKGYKLHERLLRPAMVVVYN, encoded by the coding sequence ATGTCACATAAACATGAAGAAGACATCAAAAAAGATGACCTTGAAGAAATCATTGAGGAAAATCCTGAAACCTCAGCTGAAAACCTTGATGAAAAAGCTGACGAAAAGAAAACGAACGATGACAATTCAGAAGTTGACGAAAAATCTGAATTAGAAATCGCAAATGAACGTGCCGAAGAGTTTGAAAACAAATACCTTCGTGCTCATGCTGAAATGCAAAATATTCAACGCAGAGCAAATGAGGAACGTCAATCCTTGCAACGATTTCGTTCACAGGATTTAGCCAAAAAAATCTTACCAAGTTTAGACAATCTTGAGCGTGCTCTAGCTGTGGAAGGGTTGACAGATGATGTTAAAAAAGGAATAGAAATGGTGCAAGAAAGTTTAATTCAAGCCCTGAAAGAAGAAGGGATTGAAGAAGTACCATTAGAAACCTTTGATCATAATATTCATATGGCAGTTCAAACACTACCAGCTGATGAAGAACATCCAGCAGATACCATTGCACAGGTCTTCCAAAAAGGTTATAAGCTCCATGAACGTTTGTTAAGACCAGCCATGGTTGTTGTCTACAATTAA
- the hrcA gene encoding heat-inducible transcriptional repressor HrcA, which translates to MITERQNEILNLIIDLFTQTHEPVGSKALQASIETSSATIRNEMAKLEKLGLLEKAHTSSGRMPSPAGFKYFVEHSLSLDSVDESDIYQLVKAFDFEAFRLEDILAKASQVLADMTHYSVAILDVEPSHQKLTAFDIVQLSNHDALAVLNLDESKPQTVQFAIPKNFLTRDLVKIKEIVDERLLGRNLMDVHYKLRTEIPQILQKYFTVTDNVLDLFEYIFRELFQESIFVSGKVNALEYAGLDTYQFLNNEQHLAFTIRQGMSENEMATVQVADSNEPALANLSLLTYKFLIPYRGFGLLSLIGPIDMNYRRNVSLINVMGRILAIKLRDYYRYLNSNHYEVN; encoded by the coding sequence GTGATAACGGAACGCCAAAATGAGATTTTAAATCTGATTATTGACTTGTTTACACAAACGCATGAACCTGTGGGTTCCAAAGCGCTTCAAGCTAGTATTGAAACAAGCAGTGCCACTATTCGAAATGAAATGGCAAAGCTTGAAAAATTAGGGCTTTTGGAAAAAGCTCACACGTCAAGTGGAAGAATGCCAAGTCCTGCTGGATTTAAGTATTTTGTCGAACATTCCTTAAGCCTCGATAGTGTCGATGAGAGTGACATCTATCAATTGGTTAAAGCTTTTGATTTTGAAGCTTTTCGCTTAGAAGATATTTTAGCAAAAGCAAGTCAAGTTTTAGCAGATATGACGCACTACTCGGTAGCTATCTTAGATGTTGAACCATCCCATCAAAAACTGACGGCTTTTGATATTGTTCAACTCTCTAATCATGATGCCTTAGCAGTATTGAATTTGGATGAATCAAAACCTCAAACAGTTCAATTCGCCATTCCCAAAAATTTTTTAACCAGAGACTTGGTTAAAATTAAGGAAATTGTTGATGAACGCCTGCTAGGTAGAAATCTGATGGATGTCCATTATAAATTAAGAACAGAGATACCTCAAATTTTACAGAAGTATTTCACCGTTACAGATAATGTTTTGGATTTATTTGAATACATTTTTCGGGAGTTATTCCAAGAAAGTATTTTTGTTTCAGGTAAGGTCAATGCATTGGAGTATGCTGGTCTTGACACTTACCAGTTTTTAAATAATGAACAACATCTAGCCTTTACGATACGGCAAGGAATGTCTGAAAATGAGATGGCAACAGTTCAGGTTGCTGACAGTAATGAACCAGCACTAGCAAATCTGAGTTTGTTGACCTACAAATTTTTAATTCCCTATCGTGGTTTTGGCTTGCTAAGCTTAATTGGACCTATTGATATGAATTATCGTCGGAATGTTAGTTTAATCAATGTGATGGGACGTATCTTAGCAATTAAGCTAAGGGATTACTATCGTTACCTAAACAGTAATCATTACGAAGTTAATTAG
- a CDS encoding glycoside hydrolase family 73 protein, with protein sequence MRNRLTFSYFIGIFLTFLFLLVTPLIVNSQASQAGKLVTVPYSKKEFITTIANEIKPYAKAYGIRPSIIIGQAVLESQSGQTLLASRYHNLFAIESRPGKDGVTLVTNRPLGNHPVSSKVRFIQYKDWEAAIRDYFLTLRSGDVWDKHFYRTLATSEGYKGPAQAIEDYLYSYDKNYSDKLIKTIEENDLTQYDR encoded by the coding sequence ATGAGAAATCGACTGACTTTTTCCTATTTCATAGGTATATTTTTGACTTTTCTTTTTCTTTTGGTTACTCCTTTAATTGTGAACAGTCAAGCTAGTCAAGCTGGGAAATTGGTGACAGTACCCTATTCTAAAAAAGAATTTATCACAACAATTGCTAACGAGATTAAGCCTTATGCAAAAGCTTATGGCATTAGGCCGTCCATTATCATTGGTCAAGCGGTTCTAGAAAGTCAAAGTGGGCAAACCCTTTTGGCCTCTCGCTATCATAACCTTTTTGCAATAGAATCAAGACCTGGAAAAGACGGAGTAACCTTAGTCACCAATAGACCCTTAGGTAATCATCCTGTCTCTAGCAAGGTCCGTTTCATCCAATATAAAGATTGGGAAGCCGCTATTCGTGATTATTTCCTTACCCTAAGGTCTGGTGATGTTTGGGACAAACACTTCTATCGTACACTTGCAACTTCAGAAGGTTATAAAGGACCTGCTCAAGCTATCGAGGATTATCTTTATTCATATGATAAAAATTATTCTGATAAATTGATCAAAACAATAGAAGAAAATGATTTAACGCAATATGATCGGTAA
- a CDS encoding M15 family metallopeptidase: MMKNNKLLSFLFQLSVILLFIFCLFYYIKAEKEPAKTTQKETLQKQTVAKQDSQKDLPNVSIDDWDLVLVNRDHPKEEMNPELVDINGISVDKRIADATAEFLAAAQAVNAQEHLISGYRSVAYQAELYQSYVSQEMANDPSLTQEAAEAIVQTYSQPAGSSEHQTGLAIDMSTVDALNQSDVETVKQVTALAPKYGFILRFPDGKQESTGVGYEDWHFRYVGKKSAAYISKHQISLEEYIKLLKEKK, from the coding sequence ATGATGAAAAACAATAAATTACTTTCCTTTTTATTTCAACTGTCGGTTATTTTGCTCTTTATTTTTTGTCTTTTCTACTATATAAAGGCTGAAAAAGAGCCGGCAAAGACTACTCAAAAAGAAACCTTGCAAAAACAGACAGTAGCTAAGCAAGATTCTCAAAAGGATTTGCCAAACGTTTCCATTGATGATTGGGACTTGGTTCTAGTTAATCGAGATCATCCAAAAGAGGAAATGAATCCTGAGTTAGTTGACATTAATGGCATCTCTGTCGATAAACGGATTGCTGATGCTACTGCAGAGTTTCTTGCTGCCGCCCAGGCAGTGAATGCTCAAGAGCATCTGATTTCTGGTTATCGAAGCGTTGCCTATCAAGCGGAGCTTTATCAATCTTATGTGTCTCAGGAAATGGCTAATGATCCGAGTTTAACGCAAGAGGCTGCGGAAGCTATTGTCCAAACCTACTCACAACCGGCTGGATCAAGCGAACATCAAACAGGCCTTGCGATTGATATGAGTACAGTAGATGCATTAAATCAGAGTGATGTCGAAACTGTCAAACAAGTGACTGCTTTAGCTCCTAAATATGGTTTTATCTTGCGCTTTCCAGATGGGAAACAGGAGTCAACCGGAGTCGGCTATGAAGATTGGCATTTTCGCTATGTTGGAAAAAAATCAGCAGCTTATATCAGCAAGCATCAAATATCATTAGAAGAGTATATTAAGTTATTGAAGGAGAAAAAATGA
- a CDS encoding histidine phosphatase family protein, whose amino-acid sequence MTKTRLYIARHGKTMFNTIGRAQGWSDTPLTKKGEEGIRELGLGLKDAAIPFKAAFSSDSGRTMQTMEIILRESENEFLPYTRDKRIREWCFGSLDGAYDSELFLGVLPRTKAFEGRDNLRDVPYSELAESIVEVDTANWAEPWEVLRKRIYDGFEAIALSLQNSGGGNGIVVSHGMTIGTFMWLIDPNREKQYIDNGSVTVVDFEDGKFTIQTIGDMSYRHRGREIIEKMNDEKQ is encoded by the coding sequence ATGACAAAGACGAGATTGTATATTGCCCGGCATGGCAAAACGATGTTTAATACGATTGGTCGTGCTCAGGGTTGGAGTGATACACCATTGACAAAAAAAGGTGAAGAAGGTATCCGTGAACTAGGTCTAGGTTTGAAGGACGCAGCTATCCCTTTTAAAGCTGCGTTTTCCAGTGATTCCGGTAGAACTATGCAAACTATGGAAATCATTCTCCGGGAATCCGAAAATGAATTCCTTCCTTACACACGTGATAAACGGATTCGTGAATGGTGCTTTGGTAGTTTAGATGGTGCTTATGATTCTGAATTGTTTTTAGGGGTATTGCCACGGACCAAAGCTTTTGAGGGACGTGACAATCTAAGAGACGTTCCCTATTCAGAATTGGCTGAAAGTATTGTAGAAGTTGATACGGCTAATTGGGCAGAACCTTGGGAAGTACTACGAAAACGTATTTATGATGGTTTTGAAGCTATTGCACTTTCTCTTCAAAACTCAGGAGGAGGAAATGGTATTGTCGTTAGTCATGGGATGACTATTGGTACCTTTATGTGGTTAATTGACCCTAATCGTGAAAAACAATACATTGACAACGGTAGTGTAACAGTTGTTGATTTTGAGGATGGTAAATTTACAATCCAAACGATTGGAGACATGAGTTATAGACATCGTGGACGTGAAATCATAGAGAAAATGAATGATGAAAAACAATAA
- a CDS encoding CsbD family protein codes for MSHETLDPKFEEVKGKAKEAAGKVLGDKQLEVEGLVEKEVGKAKQVIDQLKKK; via the coding sequence ATGTCACATGAAACGTTAGACCCCAAATTTGAAGAAGTCAAAGGTAAAGCCAAAGAAGCTGCCGGAAAGGTTCTTGGTGATAAACAATTAGAAGTTGAAGGTTTGGTGGAAAAAGAAGTTGGAAAAGCCAAACAAGTTATCGACCAATTGAAGAAAAAGTAA
- a CDS encoding PFL family protein: protein MDIRQVRETIEMIEEQHFDIRTITMGISLLDCIDQNIDRAAEKIYKKITEKASQLVAVGDDIAAELGIPIVNKRVSVTPIALIGAATDATDYLPLAKALDKAAHEIGVDFIGGFSALVQKGYQKGDEILINSIPKALAETQKVCASVNIGSTKSGINMTAVADMGRIIKETAEQSDLGAAKLVVFANAVEDNPFMAGAFHGVGEADVVINVGVSGPGVVKRALEKVKGESFDILAETVKKTAFKITRIGQLVGQMASERLGVKFGIVDLSLAPTPAVGDSVARVLEEMGLEMVGTHGTTAALALLNDAVKKGGVMACNQVGGLSGAFIPVSEDEGMIAAVRNGSLNLEKLEAMTAICSVGLDMIAIPEDTPYQTIAAMIADEAAIGVINQKTTAVRIIPKGKVGDMIEFGGLLGAAPVMAVNGHSSADFIARGGQIPAPIHSFKN from the coding sequence ATGGATATAAGACAAGTCCGAGAAACCATCGAAATGATTGAGGAACAACATTTTGATATTCGCACCATAACTATGGGAATCTCCCTATTAGATTGTATTGATCAAAACATTGATCGTGCAGCAGAAAAAATCTATAAAAAGATTACTGAAAAAGCATCACAACTGGTTGCTGTTGGAGATGACATTGCAGCTGAGTTAGGAATTCCAATTGTTAACAAACGTGTTTCCGTAACACCTATTGCTTTGATTGGGGCTGCTACCGATGCCACTGACTATCTTCCACTTGCAAAAGCTTTGGATAAAGCTGCTCATGAGATTGGGGTTGATTTTATTGGTGGTTTTTCAGCCTTAGTTCAAAAAGGCTATCAAAAAGGCGATGAGATCCTTATCAATTCTATTCCAAAAGCGCTAGCAGAAACTCAAAAAGTATGTGCCTCTGTTAATATTGGTTCGACCAAATCAGGAATCAACATGACTGCGGTAGCTGATATGGGACGCATTATTAAGGAAACGGCTGAGCAGTCAGATTTAGGTGCTGCCAAATTGGTTGTTTTTGCAAATGCCGTTGAAGATAATCCATTTATGGCAGGAGCTTTTCATGGTGTCGGAGAGGCTGATGTTGTGATTAATGTTGGTGTTTCAGGTCCTGGGGTTGTTAAACGTGCTTTAGAAAAAGTGAAAGGCGAGAGCTTTGACATTTTGGCTGAAACGGTTAAAAAAACAGCTTTCAAAATTACACGTATTGGACAACTGGTTGGTCAGATGGCAAGTGAACGTTTGGGAGTGAAATTTGGCATTGTCGACTTATCTTTAGCTCCAACGCCGGCTGTTGGAGATTCTGTAGCTCGTGTTCTTGAAGAAATGGGTCTTGAGATGGTTGGGACACATGGAACAACAGCTGCTTTAGCATTGTTGAATGATGCTGTCAAAAAAGGTGGGGTCATGGCTTGTAATCAAGTAGGCGGTTTATCTGGTGCATTTATCCCAGTCTCTGAAGATGAAGGGATGATTGCTGCTGTACGAAATGGTTCCCTAAATTTAGAAAAATTGGAGGCCATGACAGCAATCTGTTCGGTTGGTTTGGATATGATTGCCATTCCTGAAGACACCCCGTATCAAACAATTGCAGCGATGATTGCAGATGAAGCAGCTATTGGTGTTATCAATCAAAAAACGACTGCAGTCAGAATAATTCCAAAAGGTAAAGTAGGGGATATGATTGAATTTGGTGGTTTGTTAGGTGCTGCGCCTGTTATGGCTGTCAATGGCCATTCTTCAGCAGACTTTATTGCGCGTGGTGGTCAAATTCCTGCCCCAATTCATAGTTTTAAAAACTAG